From the genome of Varibaculum prostatecancerukia, one region includes:
- a CDS encoding proline--tRNA ligase — protein MAYNMSTYFVRTLREDPVDAEVDSHKLLVRAGYIRRAAPGIYTWTPLGLRTIRRVEQVVREEMDRIGALEVAFPALLPREPYEATNRWEEFGPSLFKLQDRKGADYLLAPTHEEMFTLLVKDFYSSYKDLPVVLYQIKEKYRDEARPRAGLIRGREFIMKDAYSFNIDEEGLEASYQEQRRAYQRIYSRLGLDFVICSAMAGAMGGSRSEEFIFPCAIGEDTFVRSQGGYAANVEAVTTIAPEPKDYSQVPAAIERKTPGTHTMEALVDYSNEHFPREDGREWNKADTLKAFMVAATYADGKREVLLLGVPGDREIDMRRLEASLGADVEMATPEDMAAYPNIVPGFTGPTCAGPDHPDRKVDEDGNISGSPRCLLDPRVVEGTEWIAGAGKEDTHIYHLVAGRDFRADGFIEAAEVRDGDPAPDGSGALQTARGIEIGHIFALGTKYSEALGLNVLDQNGKSQVVTMGSYGIGVSRVMAAIAEEYHDEVGLKWPTNVAPFQVHVLVTGKGAELFEAAQTLGDQLTAAGIDTLIDDRKKVSAGVKFKDAELLGMPWLIVIGRGLKDGTVEVRCRATGERQEIAVADAFQYVSDKVRKDLEEAYARAEKIVPASGNEEK, from the coding sequence GTGGCTTACAATATGTCGACTTATTTTGTCAGGACTTTGCGGGAAGACCCGGTAGATGCCGAGGTGGATTCCCATAAACTGCTGGTGCGCGCCGGTTATATTCGCCGTGCCGCGCCCGGGATTTACACTTGGACACCCCTGGGGCTGCGCACGATTCGGCGCGTAGAGCAGGTAGTGCGCGAAGAAATGGATCGGATTGGCGCCCTAGAGGTGGCTTTCCCGGCGTTGCTGCCACGCGAACCCTATGAAGCGACCAACCGTTGGGAAGAGTTCGGGCCTTCCCTGTTTAAGCTGCAGGATCGCAAGGGCGCTGACTACCTGTTGGCACCCACTCACGAAGAAATGTTTACCCTGCTGGTGAAAGACTTTTATTCTTCCTACAAGGATCTGCCGGTCGTCCTCTACCAGATTAAGGAAAAGTATCGGGACGAGGCACGTCCCCGGGCAGGGCTGATTCGCGGACGCGAATTCATTATGAAGGACGCCTACTCTTTCAATATTGACGAAGAAGGACTAGAAGCCTCCTACCAGGAGCAACGCCGTGCCTATCAACGGATCTATTCGCGGTTGGGGCTGGATTTCGTGATTTGTTCCGCGATGGCGGGGGCTATGGGAGGATCGCGCTCCGAAGAGTTTATATTCCCCTGTGCTATCGGGGAAGATACTTTCGTCCGCTCCCAGGGCGGTTATGCCGCCAATGTGGAGGCGGTAACTACCATTGCGCCGGAGCCGAAAGATTATTCGCAGGTTCCGGCGGCGATTGAACGTAAAACCCCTGGTACACACACTATGGAAGCGCTAGTGGATTACTCGAATGAGCATTTCCCGCGCGAAGATGGCCGGGAATGGAATAAGGCTGACACTTTGAAAGCCTTCATGGTTGCCGCCACCTATGCCGATGGGAAACGGGAAGTGCTACTGCTAGGGGTACCCGGGGATCGCGAGATTGATATGCGCCGCCTGGAAGCCTCTCTAGGGGCAGATGTGGAAATGGCCACCCCGGAAGATATGGCCGCCTACCCCAATATCGTGCCGGGCTTTACCGGCCCCACCTGCGCCGGGCCTGACCATCCGGATCGGAAAGTAGACGAGGACGGGAATATCTCCGGCAGCCCCCGCTGTCTCCTCGACCCGCGGGTAGTGGAAGGTACCGAATGGATCGCGGGCGCCGGCAAAGAAGACACCCACATTTATCACCTGGTGGCCGGCAGAGATTTCCGCGCTGACGGGTTTATTGAAGCCGCGGAAGTGCGGGATGGGGATCCGGCTCCCGACGGTTCCGGAGCCTTACAGACCGCCCGCGGAATCGAAATCGGCCATATATTCGCCCTCGGAACGAAGTATTCCGAAGCCCTGGGGCTAAACGTGCTAGATCAAAACGGGAAATCCCAGGTAGTTACCATGGGTTCCTATGGAATCGGAGTTTCCCGGGTCATGGCAGCTATTGCCGAGGAATATCACGACGAGGTAGGGCTGAAATGGCCCACTAATGTGGCGCCCTTCCAAGTACACGTGCTGGTTACTGGTAAAGGGGCAGAACTTTTCGAGGCCGCGCAGACTTTGGGAGACCAGCTTACTGCCGCCGGAATCGATACTTTGATTGATGACCGCAAGAAAGTATCTGCCGGGGTGAAGTTCAAGGATGCGGAACTGCTCGGCATGCCCTGGTTGATAGTGATCGGACGCGGGCTCAAAGATGGAACTGTGGAAGTACGGTGTCGCGCCACTGGCGAACGCCAAGAAATCGCAGTTGCGGATGCCTTTCAGTATGTAAGTGACAAGGTGCGCAAGGATCTTGAGGAAGCCTATGCGCGGGCAGAAAAAATCGTTCCGGCGAGCGGAAATGAGGAGAAATAG
- the ispG gene encoding flavodoxin-dependent (E)-4-hydroxy-3-methylbut-2-enyl-diphosphate synthase: MPEVGPAGFPRKKTRKIRCGSVAIGGDAPISVQSMCTTKTTDIGATLQQIAALTAAGCDIVRVACPSADDAEALPVIAQKSTIPVVADIHFQPKYVFAAIEGGCAGVRVNPGNIRKFDDQVEEITKCARKHGTALRIGINAGSLDPRVMARHGKATPEALAESAVNEARLFEQYDFHDFAISVKHHDPVTMIRAYELLSEMGDWPLHLGVTEAGPQFQGTIKSATAFGALLRQGIGDTIRVSLSADPVEEIKVGIEILQSMGLKERTLEIVSCPSCGRAQVDVYTLANAVTDALKDEIKVPLRVAVMGCVVNGPGEAREADLGVASGNGKGKIFIKGKVIKTVPEEEIVPTLIAEAHRQAELLGLEEGSGQVEVAIPGR, from the coding sequence ATGCCGGAAGTTGGGCCAGCGGGTTTCCCGCGGAAGAAAACTCGGAAGATCCGTTGCGGAAGCGTAGCTATTGGGGGAGACGCCCCGATTAGCGTGCAATCCATGTGCACCACCAAGACCACCGATATTGGTGCTACCTTGCAGCAGATCGCGGCTCTGACCGCTGCCGGCTGCGATATTGTGCGGGTGGCTTGCCCCAGCGCTGATGATGCGGAGGCACTGCCGGTCATCGCCCAAAAATCTACTATTCCGGTAGTTGCTGATATTCACTTCCAACCTAAATATGTGTTCGCTGCCATTGAGGGCGGGTGCGCCGGGGTGCGGGTTAACCCCGGAAATATCCGCAAATTCGATGATCAGGTAGAAGAAATCACCAAATGCGCACGCAAACACGGCACCGCCCTGCGGATTGGGATCAATGCTGGTTCCCTGGACCCGCGGGTAATGGCACGCCACGGCAAAGCCACCCCGGAAGCGCTGGCAGAATCCGCGGTTAACGAGGCGCGGCTATTCGAGCAATACGATTTTCACGACTTTGCGATCTCGGTCAAACACCATGACCCGGTAACTATGATTCGCGCCTATGAACTGCTGAGCGAAATGGGGGATTGGCCGCTGCACCTGGGAGTAACCGAGGCTGGCCCCCAATTCCAAGGCACTATTAAATCCGCGACCGCCTTCGGCGCGCTGCTGCGTCAAGGTATCGGGGATACTATCCGGGTTTCTCTGTCTGCTGATCCGGTGGAGGAAATAAAAGTCGGGATTGAAATCCTGCAGTCCATGGGGTTAAAAGAACGCACCCTGGAGATTGTTTCTTGCCCGTCCTGCGGACGTGCCCAAGTAGATGTTTACACGTTGGCAAACGCCGTTACGGATGCCCTGAAAGACGAAATTAAAGTGCCGCTGCGAGTAGCGGTAATGGGCTGTGTCGTAAACGGTCCTGGCGAGGCACGCGAAGCCGACCTCGGGGTAGCCAGCGGTAACGGCAAAGGCAAGATTTTTATCAAAGGCAAAGTGATAAAGACGGTTCCCGAGGAGGAAATCGTACCTACTCTGATTGCGGAGGCGCACCGCCAAGCTGAGCTGCTGGGCCTAGAAGAAGGCTCCGGCCAAGTTGAGGTCGCGATTCCTGGTCGTTAA